The sequence CAGCTTGCCCTTCGAGACCAAGCGGAACACCTTGGGCAGCGGCCAGGACGGGGTATATTCCTCCAGTCGCTCGACTGCGCGGGGGCCCAGGATCAGCACGCCGTGGCCACCTTCGCCGCCCAGCACCTTCTGCCAGGAGAAGGTGGCGACATCGATCTTGTCCCAGGGAATGTCGTAAGCGAAGACCGCGCTGGTCGCGTCGGCAAATGTCAGACCTTCGCGGTCATCCGGGATCCATTCGCCATCCGGCACACGCACGCCGCTCGTGGTGCCGTTCCAGGTGAACAGCACGTCGTCGGCGAAATCCACCTTCGAGAGATCGGGCAGCTGGCCATAGTCGGCGCGGTGGACCTTGGGCTCGAGCTTCAGCTGCTTGACCGCGTCGGTCACCCAGCCTTCGCCGAAGCTCTCCCAAGCGAGGCAGGTAACGCCGCGGGCGCCGAGCATGGTCCACATGGCCATTTCGAAGGCGCCGGTGTCAGACCCGGGGACAATGCCGATGCGGTGCGTATCGGGCAGGCCCAGCACTTCGCGCATCAGGTCGATGCAGTACTGCAGGCGCGTCTTGCCGATCTTGGCGCGGTGCGAGCGCCCAAGCGATTCGGTAGCCAGTTTTTCGGGGGCATATCCGGGCGGCTTGGCGCAGGGACCGGAAGAAAAGAACGGACGCGCGGGTTTGCGCGCCGGCAGTTGTGCAGTCATTGTAGTCTCTCCTTGCAGAGAGCTCGCGCGGCGTTGGGACCGCGTGGCCCGGAGCCGCACATAGAGGCGGCCCCGGGCTTGTCAATGACGCATCGTCAAATGTGCCTTTGGGCCAGGTCGCTGCAATCAGTAGCCGGACTTGCGGAACAGCACCTTGCCGCGCTGGGCGACGTAGAGCTTTTCGAAGCTGACCGGATGGAAATAGGCTTCCACCTTCTCGCCGGTCGGGAGCACGCCGTAAACTTCGTAGCAGCCGCCATCGACCTTGGCCTTGGTCACCTTCCAGCCGTCCTTGGTCAGCTGGGCCTTGAGCGCTTCGACATTCTTCCAGCCAGACTGCGGGCCGGCCTGGCACTTGACTTTGCCGGTCGCTTCGGCCGGGGTGGCGGTGGAAAGCGCGGCCGCCGAAACGAGGCCAAACGCGGCAGCGAGGATCAGGGAACGCATGGGCTTATACTCCTGCTTGGGGGGATGGTTGGGACTTGGTGAACTTGCGCAGCGCCAGCATGAACCAGAGCAGCGCAAGCGGGGCGAAGTGGATCAGCGCGCCGGTGGCGCCATCATGGACCCACCACCAGTGCAACAGCGTGAGGATAGCGGCGGGATAGGCCAGTTGCTGGACCCGCTTCCAGGCCGTGCGCAGCAGCTTCATCGAAGTCTGGTTGCTGGTGAGCGCCATCGGCAGCATCAGCGCAAGGGCCAACCAGCCGGTCCAGATCGAGGCTATCGGTAGTTCGCCCAGGATCGCCTCAAGGCTGCCCATATCGATCGCGTAGAACACCAGGTGCGCGATCGCATAGGCAAAGGCACCTACGCCCAGCGCGCGGCGCCGGGCGAGTAGCCACAGCAGCCAGCGTTTCGGACCAAGCAGACCGGCCAGCGGCCCGATCAGCATGGCGGCGACCATCAGCCGCGCGCTCATCTCGCCGGTCGGATGGATCATGTCCATCGTCTCGATTGCGCCGGTCAGCCACCCGTGGAGGATGGCAATGCCCGGCACAGCCAGCAGCAGCCAGAACAGCTTCACGCTATTGATAATCGTTCGCATTAATTGCCGGATAGCTTGCGAAGCGATGGCTGGCAACCCCTACCGGTCCTTGTCGCAGCGCTTGCCGCAGGTAACCAGTTGTTAACCATGTCGCCGGATATTGTGACCATGCGCAATACGCTTGCCTTGCTGCCCGCGTTGGCCCTGCTGAGTGCCTGCATCGACATCCCGCAGGCACCCAAGCATGATGCCGTCCGCCGCCCAGTTAGCGCAACTTTCACGCCGCGACCGGAAGTGCGGCAGTGCATGGCCGACCTCAGTTTGACCCGCGCCAGCTTTACCCCGCTGCCGGATCAGTACTTCGGCGCCGGATGCTCGACCATCGGCACTGTCCGCCTGACCAGCCTGCGCAGCGACGATGCCCATTTGCAGCTGGTCAATCTTGGCCCGGTAGCCTGCCCGCTGGCTGATACCTTGGCTGGTTGGGCGCGCTTTGGCGTTGATCGCGCCGCGCGGCAGATCTTGGGCAGCCCGCTGGTCAAGATCGAGACGATGGGCAGCTATGCCTGCCGCAATGTGGCTGGCAGCGATCGCCGCAGCGCGCACGCTACAGCCAGCGCAATCGACGTTTCGGCCTTCATCCTCGCTGATGGTCGGCGAATTTCGGTGCTGGAAGACTGGTATGCCGGATCGCGCGAGGAGAAGCAGTTCCTGGCAATTGTACACCAGAGCGCCTGCAAGCGCTTCGGCACGGTCCTTGGACCCGCATATAATGCCGCGCACCGTGACCACTTCCACGTGGAGTTATCGGGTTCCGGCTTCTGTCGTTGAGATTGGAGGGAAGCAGGCCCGGCACCTTATCGGGCGCGACCCGTTGCCGGACCTGCTTCCTCGCTTGCTACCGGGCCCTTGGGAGGGGGTGGTTGGGTAGGCCGCAGCAGCAAGGCGGAGACCGCTGTGTGTCTCGCTCATCTTTCTGCACCTGGACGGCCCAAGTCACCATACGGACTTAAGGTTGTGGTCTTTGGGACAGGATCGGATCAGAGGCCCGCTTCAACAGCCAGGCGCACCGCATCAGCCGAAGTCCCGACGCCCAGTCGCTGTAGCAGCAGCGCTCGGTGCATCTTCACCGTCTTTTCCGACAGGTCGAGTGCGTAGGCGATTTGCTTGTTGAGCTGGCCGCTGGCCATAAGCTCCAAGATCTCGCGCTGGCGCGGGGTCAGCCCGGCAATCCGCTGCTGCGCCGCCTCGCGCCGCTCGGCCATGCCGGTATCGATCTTAGGCTCGGGGATTTCGACCTGCGATCCCAGGAAGAAGCTGACTGCCCCGTGCTCGTCAAACATCGGCGCGACCATCACCGCGTTGCGGAACGGGGTGCCATCCTTCTTGTAATTGACCACTTCGAACAGCACGCCGCGCTTTTCGCGCACCGACTGGCCAATTTTTTCGGCGATTTCCGGATGAGGATCGGCGCGCGAGAGGAAACGGCAATTCTGGCCGACAATGTCCTCGATCGTGTAACCAGTCAGGTCCGTGAAGGCCTGATTGCAGGCGACGACCGGATTGTCATGCAGGCGCGGATTGGTGACGCACATCGCCATCGCGCTGAGTTCGATCAGCGCAGGTAACGGGGCCTCCATTTCACCGAATCGCATTTGTAGCCCCAGAACTTCCAACTTCCGAGACCCAGTATGGTCTGATTGCTGTATTGACGCAAGAATAGTAGCCTCCCGCGCAATCAACCCTGTTAAAAGCTGTAATCAGGTAGTGCGTGAAAGGCATTTTTCAATGCCTCGCTCCAGCCGGCCGAAACCGCTCGGTAATAGGGATCGTCGGCCGTGATGCGGCGCTGGTGCGCGGGTTCGAACCGGTCCTGCTCAATCACGAGCAAGTCAAGCGGCAGCCCGACCGAAAGGTTGGCCTTAATCGTGGAATCGAAGCTGACCATCAGCAGCTTGACCGCATCTTCGAAGCTCATGTCGCGATCATAGCCGCGGATGATGATCGGGCGGCCGTACTTGGTCTCGCCGATCTGGAAGAAGGGCGTATCGAAGCTGGCCTCGATGAAGTTGCCCTCAGGATAGATCAGGAACAGCCGCGGCTGTCCGCCCTTGATTTGCCCGGCAACGATGATCGACGCCGTGAAGGTACCGGATGCCTCCTCGCCGTTCTGTTCGGAGCTGGCTGCGATCGTGTCGCGCAGCAGCTTGCCAACCAGGCTCGCGGCCTGGAACATCGTATCGACTTCCAGCAGCGAGTTGTGCCGCTCGGCATGGGCCTTGTTGCGTTCCTCGATCTGGCTGATCACGCCCTGCGTGGTGGCAAGGTTGCCGGCGGTCATGATCGCGATGATCCGCTCGCCGGGAACCGACCAGCAGTGCATCTTGCGGAACTGCGAGATGTTGTCGACGCCCGAATTGGTGCGGGTGTCGCTCATCAGCACCAAGCCCTTGTCGAGCAGCATTCCGACGCAGTAGGTCAAGCGGCGATCCCCTTTGGCCGGTCCAGCGAAGACCTTCGCCTACTGTTCCTGATGCTGTTGTTCAACTGCCAGTGAGACTGCCAGCCGAGTTTCCCCACCGCCCCATGACAGGCCGGTTACCGGTGCTGCCTCGGCATAGTCTCTGCCAGTTGCAACCCGGACATAGCGTTCGTCCGGGCTGATCCCGTTGGCGACATCGAAGCCGACCCAGCCCAACCCCTCAACGTGCGCCTCGACCCAGGCATGGCTGGCCTCTTGTTCGATCCGATCATCCATCATCAGGTAGCCAGATACATAGCGTGCCGGCAGGCCGAGCGCGCGGACCGCGCCGATGAAGACATGGGCGTGATCCTGGCACACGCCGGCGCCCAGTGTCGCCGCTTCTTCCGCCGTGGTCTGGACCGAGGTCTCGCCCGGCAGGTAATCGACCGCCTCGCGCACCAGGGCGGAGAGGCGGTGCAGCATCGGGACCGCCTCGTCTCGCGGCACGTCGAGCCCGCTCATGATTGCGCGCACCTTGGGCCCGGGCCGGGTCAACGGCGTCTGAGCGAGGAATGCCCAGAGCGGCATATACCCGGAATGCTGGCCGATCACGCCGTGATTGTCCGCCGTCGCCACGACACCCTCACAGCGAACGATGACTTCGCTCGCCCCCGGCACAACTGAGACGAGCACAACGTGGTTATGGTTGTGATCCTCGAACCGCACTTCCTCAACCGCGCCTTCATAGCTCATCTGCCACGCAAGCACCTTCTGGCCCTGCGTGGTTTTGGGCGAAAGGCGCAGCCGCTGCAGCCCGTGCGCGACCGGCTGGCCGAACTGGTAGTGCGTGGTGTGGGCGATCCTGAGGCGCATCAGGCGTAAAACCGGTAGTCGCGCTCGATCGCCTGGGCGACCTGCTGGTTGCAGGCGATGAACTCGGTAATGAACTCGTGCAGCCCGTGCTCAACGATGCTTTCGATCGTCGCGTCGTGGAACTGGGTGCCCAGCCCGCGCAGCAGTTCGTGCGCGCCGGTCTCGTGGCCGTACTCATGCGCCAGCCCGCGCAGGTTCGAGCGGAGCTTGTCGATGCAGAAGTGCAAGCTGCGCGGGAAGCGCTGGTCAAGGATCAGGAACTGCGCAATCCCGCGCGGGTCCATCGCCCCGGCATTGAGCCAGCGATAGGCCCGGTCCCCGGCGACCGAGCGCAGCACCGATTCCCACTGCACATTGTCGAGGCTCGACCCGACCCAGGCGATCGAGGGCAGCAGGACATAGTACTTCACGTCAAGGATCCGGGCGGTGTTGTCGGCCCGTTCGATGAAGGTGCCCATCCGCGTGAAGTTGTGGATCTCGTTGCGCAGCATGGTGCCGTCCATCGCCCCGCGCACCAGCGTCATCTGCCGGCGCACCGCGGCGAGGACCTGGCCAAGCACGGCCTCCTTCACCGGCCGGGCCAGCCATTCGGAGAGCAGCATCCAGCTCTCGTTAACGGCCTCCCATACCTCGCGGGTGAGCGCCGTGCGGACCGAGCGGGCGTTGGTCCGTGCCCCCTCCAGCATGGCCAGGACCGAACCCGGATTGGCCTTGTCGCGCAGCAGGAAGTTCCACACCTTGTCGCCGGTATAGGCCTGGCCATGGACCGCCTCGAACCCTGCGGTCTGGCCCACCGTGAGGATCACCGAGCGCCATTCCGCCTCAGCCGTCAGCACGTCGCGGGTCAGCGCCATCCTGAAACCGGCGTCGAGCAGGCGCGCGGTGTTCTCCGCCCGCTCGAGATAGCGGGCCATCCAGAACACCCCGTTGGCGGTCCTGCCCAGCATCGCGCCTAGTCCTCCAGCACCCAGGTGTCCTTGGTGCCCCCGCCTTGCGACGAATTGACCACCAGCGACCCCTTCTTGAGCGCCACGCGCGTCAGCCCGCCCGGGGTGATCTCGATCCCCTTGGGGCTGACCAGCACGAAGGGCCGCAGATCGACGTGGCGCGGGGCCAGGCCGGCGCGGGTGAAGATCGGCACGGTCGACAGCGCCAGGGTGGGCTGCGCGATGTAGCTTTCGGGCTTGGCGCGCAGCTTGAGGGCGAAGGCCTCGATCTCCTTCCTGGAACTGGTCGGCCCGATCAGCATGCCATAGCCGCCTGAACCGTGGACTTCCTTGACCACCAACTCGGCCAGATTGTCGAGCACATAGGCCAGGCTGTCCTTCTCCGAACAGCGCCAGGTCGGCACATTCTGCAGCAGTGGCTTCTCGCCGGTGTAGAACTCGACGATCTCGGGCATGAACGAATAGATCGCCTTGTCGTCGGCAATTCCCGTGCCCGGCGCATTGGCGATGGTGATGCCGCCCGCGCGGTAGATATCCATGATGCCGGGCACGCCCAACGCCGAGTTGGGATTGAAGGTCAGCGGATCGAGGTACTCGTCATCAACCCGGCGGTAGAGCACGTCGATCGGCTCGTACCCCCGCGTCGTGCGCATTGCCACCCGGCCATCGACTACCCGCAGGTCACTGCCTTCGACCAGTTCGGCACCCATCTGGTCGGCCAGGAAGGC comes from Novosphingobium ginsenosidimutans and encodes:
- a CDS encoding phosphoserine transaminase produces the protein MTAQLPARKPARPFFSSGPCAKPPGYAPEKLATESLGRSHRAKIGKTRLQYCIDLMREVLGLPDTHRIGIVPGSDTGAFEMAMWTMLGARGVTCLAWESFGEGWVTDAVKQLKLEPKVHRADYGQLPDLSKVDFADDVLFTWNGTTSGVRVPDGEWIPDDREGLTFADATSAVFAYDIPWDKIDVATFSWQKVLGGEGGHGVLILGPRAVERLEEYTPSWPLPKVFRLVSKGKLTEGVFKGETINTPSMLAVEDAIFALEWAKSVGGLEGLKARCTANADALNKIVAHRDWLGHLAVDHGIRSKTSVCLTVEGADEAFIKAMASALEKEGAAYDIAGYRDAPPGLRIWCGATVETADIEDLGPWLDWAYATVKAAA
- a CDS encoding PepSY domain-containing protein — protein: MRSLILAAAFGLVSAAALSTATPAEATGKVKCQAGPQSGWKNVEALKAQLTKDGWKVTKAKVDGGCYEVYGVLPTGEKVEAYFHPVSFEKLYVAQRGKVLFRKSGY
- a CDS encoding ferric reductase-like transmembrane domain-containing protein, translating into MRTIINSVKLFWLLLAVPGIAILHGWLTGAIETMDMIHPTGEMSARLMVAAMLIGPLAGLLGPKRWLLWLLARRRALGVGAFAYAIAHLVFYAIDMGSLEAILGELPIASIWTGWLALALMLPMALTSNQTSMKLLRTAWKRVQQLAYPAAILTLLHWWWVHDGATGALIHFAPLALLWFMLALRKFTKSQPSPQAGV
- a CDS encoding extensin family protein, which produces MSPDIVTMRNTLALLPALALLSACIDIPQAPKHDAVRRPVSATFTPRPEVRQCMADLSLTRASFTPLPDQYFGAGCSTIGTVRLTSLRSDDAHLQLVNLGPVACPLADTLAGWARFGVDRAARQILGSPLVKIETMGSYACRNVAGSDRRSAHATASAIDVSAFILADGRRISVLEDWYAGSREEKQFLAIVHQSACKRFGTVLGPAYNAAHRDHFHVELSGSGFCR
- a CDS encoding LuxR C-terminal-related transcriptional regulator, encoding MRFGEMEAPLPALIELSAMAMCVTNPRLHDNPVVACNQAFTDLTGYTIEDIVGQNCRFLSRADPHPEIAEKIGQSVREKRGVLFEVVNYKKDGTPFRNAVMVAPMFDEHGAVSFFLGSQVEIPEPKIDTGMAERREAAQQRIAGLTPRQREILELMASGQLNKQIAYALDLSEKTVKMHRALLLQRLGVGTSADAVRLAVEAGL
- a CDS encoding proteasome-type protease — translated: MTYCVGMLLDKGLVLMSDTRTNSGVDNISQFRKMHCWSVPGERIIAIMTAGNLATTQGVISQIEERNKAHAERHNSLLEVDTMFQAASLVGKLLRDTIAASSEQNGEEASGTFTASIIVAGQIKGGQPRLFLIYPEGNFIEASFDTPFFQIGETKYGRPIIIRGYDRDMSFEDAVKLLMVSFDSTIKANLSVGLPLDLLVIEQDRFEPAHQRRITADDPYYRAVSAGWSEALKNAFHALPDYSF
- a CDS encoding transglutaminase family protein, coding for MRLRIAHTTHYQFGQPVAHGLQRLRLSPKTTQGQKVLAWQMSYEGAVEEVRFEDHNHNHVVLVSVVPGASEVIVRCEGVVATADNHGVIGQHSGYMPLWAFLAQTPLTRPGPKVRAIMSGLDVPRDEAVPMLHRLSALVREAVDYLPGETSVQTTAEEAATLGAGVCQDHAHVFIGAVRALGLPARYVSGYLMMDDRIEQEASHAWVEAHVEGLGWVGFDVANGISPDERYVRVATGRDYAEAAPVTGLSWGGGETRLAVSLAVEQQHQEQ
- a CDS encoding alpha-E domain-containing protein, whose product is MLGRTANGVFWMARYLERAENTARLLDAGFRMALTRDVLTAEAEWRSVILTVGQTAGFEAVHGQAYTGDKVWNFLLRDKANPGSVLAMLEGARTNARSVRTALTREVWEAVNESWMLLSEWLARPVKEAVLGQVLAAVRRQMTLVRGAMDGTMLRNEIHNFTRMGTFIERADNTARILDVKYYVLLPSIAWVGSSLDNVQWESVLRSVAGDRAYRWLNAGAMDPRGIAQFLILDQRFPRSLHFCIDKLRSNLRGLAHEYGHETGAHELLRGLGTQFHDATIESIVEHGLHEFITEFIACNQQVAQAIERDYRFYA
- a CDS encoding circularly permuted type 2 ATP-grasp protein, coding for MGQTTAAFDEMLTQAGGVRAAYGDYREWFDAQDPALLRRKNGEAENFFRRTGITFNVYGDDAGEERLIPFDMVPRIVTPNEWRKLSRGIEQRVRALNAFLHDIYHRQEIVRAGRLPQRLIAENAAFLPQMVGFVPPGGVYTHIVGVDLVRTGPDEFMVLEDNARTPSGVSYMLENRETMMAMFPELFTRVKVAPVQDYPRRLARSLAACAPAAAGDRPTVAVLTPGIYNSAYFEHAFLADQMGAELVEGSDLRVVDGRVAMRTTRGYEPIDVLYRRVDDEYLDPLTFNPNSALGVPGIMDIYRAGGITIANAPGTGIADDKAIYSFMPEIVEFYTGEKPLLQNVPTWRCSEKDSLAYVLDNLAELVVKEVHGSGGYGMLIGPTSSRKEIEAFALKLRAKPESYIAQPTLALSTVPIFTRAGLAPRHVDLRPFVLVSPKGIEITPGGLTRVALKKGSLVVNSSQGGGTKDTWVLED